One window of Atribacter laminatus genomic DNA carries:
- a CDS encoding metallophosphoesterase family protein: MARFLHTADWHLGMKYAKLGLNAEKAREVRIQTANAVIEYAQKHNVDFIIVAGDLFDSNDIERDLIDTVIRILQKAMPIPVYILPGNHDPLTIDSIYADPFWKTLSNTFIIDQPKPLSVPNIPVTLYPCPVTQKQTKKDLTDWIQVTGGQISIGIAHGNLQIPGFTDDPNFPIDPDRAEQSGLDYLSLGEWHSLFSLKGKDGAIRTLYPGTPEPTKSGENNCGRVVIVEIEEHGSKPILQEVEIGTLKWEERLIEISSFDEIKCVEKELKDITDPENWVLDLILKGIIDQEAFNYLEAIENQCVKNFLYFKLNKDKLHINPDLTKLKNLIPEGVLFGKVIDAIEAFKRCHPSLQEFSNLSAEDAEIMLQELTNASLPLNPSPEALERALMILYQMAREVAR, from the coding sequence ATGGCCAGATTTCTGCACACGGCTGATTGGCATTTAGGGATGAAGTATGCCAAATTAGGTTTGAATGCCGAAAAGGCTCGGGAAGTGAGAATTCAAACCGCCAATGCCGTAATTGAATATGCTCAAAAGCATAATGTCGATTTCATCATTGTTGCTGGAGATTTATTTGATAGCAATGATATTGAAAGAGACCTGATTGATACGGTAATTCGCATCTTACAAAAGGCTATGCCAATACCAGTTTATATTTTACCGGGAAACCATGACCCCTTGACCATAGATTCCATCTATGCAGATCCTTTCTGGAAAACCCTTTCTAATACTTTTATTATTGACCAGCCTAAGCCCTTATCCGTTCCAAATATCCCGGTTACCCTCTATCCGTGTCCAGTCACTCAGAAACAAACCAAAAAAGACCTCACTGACTGGATTCAAGTGACCGGTGGCCAAATCTCTATTGGTATTGCCCATGGGAATCTTCAAATACCAGGGTTTACTGATGATCCCAACTTCCCAATTGATCCCGATCGGGCAGAGCAGTCTGGTTTGGACTATCTTTCTTTAGGAGAATGGCACTCTTTGTTCTCGCTTAAGGGAAAGGACGGGGCCATCCGAACGCTTTACCCCGGAACCCCAGAACCAACCAAATCTGGAGAAAACAACTGTGGAAGAGTGGTTATTGTCGAAATTGAAGAACACGGTTCCAAGCCTATTCTACAAGAGGTTGAAATCGGGACTCTCAAATGGGAAGAACGATTAATCGAAATTTCCAGCTTCGATGAGATCAAATGTGTTGAGAAAGAACTCAAGGACATAACTGACCCGGAAAACTGGGTTTTAGACCTTATATTGAAAGGAATCATTGACCAAGAAGCTTTTAATTATTTAGAAGCTATTGAAAACCAATGTGTTAAAAACTTCCTCTATTTTAAATTAAATAAAGACAAACTGCATATCAACCCCGACCTGACAAAGCTCAAAAACTTGATTCCAGAAGGAGTATTGTTTGGTAAAGTTATCGATGCCATCGAAGCCTTTAAAAGGTGTCATCCCAGTCTTCAAGAATTTTCTAATCTGTCCGCTGAAGATGCTGAAATCATGCTCCAAGAATTAAC